One part of the Sporosarcina ureae genome encodes these proteins:
- a CDS encoding UxaA family hydrolase — MEVSYNALKLHPKDNVAVALKRISEGEIVFISNFESNLVALEEIPYGHKISLHVINENEEIKKYGECMGKATNEILVASHVHVHNVRGLNENERLEIINHVMEA; from the coding sequence ATGGAAGTTAGTTATAACGCTTTAAAATTGCATCCAAAAGATAATGTGGCCGTTGCGTTAAAGCGGATTAGTGAAGGTGAAATAGTATTTATCAGTAATTTCGAAAGTAATCTAGTTGCCTTGGAGGAAATTCCCTACGGTCATAAAATATCGTTACATGTTATAAACGAAAACGAGGAAATTAAAAAATATGGAGAGTGTATGGGCAAGGCTACAAATGAGATTCTTGTAGCTTCTCATGTTCATGTACATAACGTTCGTGGTCTAAACGAAAACGAAAGACTGGAAATTATTAATCATGTAATGGAAGCCTAG
- a CDS encoding UxaA family hydrolase: protein MKTFDGYRRPDGSIGVRNHVIVINTVGELSALTRKIANLTPGVIPVIHHGGVAQFPEDHTQTLRTLVGTAGHSNVSATLVVGTENDPIAQEIYKILKKKGKPVHTVCLNKNQKIPEILHEGRSWLLTALENSKKEVREQCDITELIVGLECGGSDAWSGITANPSIGAFSDMIIREGGTSVLAETTEAIGAEHILASNAINREVGREFLDIVRTYEHRIKQTGEDIRSANPTPGNMAGGLTTLEEKSLGCIKKGGGTPLKEVISYAGKPTEKGFVFMDTPGYDVESVCGLAAGGAQVVLFSTGKGSPTGSPIVPVIKIGTNPKVYEIMSEHIDINAGKIIDQNKSINDIGKEIFDKVITVSNGEKTAAENELNQEFAIWRLAESI, encoded by the coding sequence ATGAAGACATTCGACGGATATCGTAGACCTGACGGCAGCATTGGCGTCAGAAACCATGTGATCGTAATCAATACAGTTGGGGAATTAAGTGCACTTACTAGGAAAATAGCCAATTTGACTCCGGGTGTTATCCCAGTTATTCATCACGGAGGGGTAGCTCAATTCCCGGAAGATCATACACAGACATTACGAACGCTAGTAGGAACTGCTGGTCATTCTAATGTAAGCGCCACACTGGTAGTAGGCACAGAAAATGATCCAATAGCGCAAGAAATTTATAAAATTTTAAAGAAAAAGGGGAAGCCAGTCCATACAGTTTGTTTAAATAAGAACCAGAAAATACCGGAAATCCTGCATGAAGGAAGATCCTGGTTGTTGACGGCTTTAGAAAATAGTAAAAAAGAAGTTCGTGAGCAATGTGATATTACTGAACTAATTGTTGGATTAGAGTGCGGAGGATCAGATGCATGGTCCGGAATCACAGCCAATCCTTCTATAGGAGCATTTTCCGATATGATTATCCGCGAGGGTGGTACAAGCGTCTTAGCAGAAACTACTGAAGCGATTGGAGCTGAGCATATTTTGGCAAGCAACGCGATAAATCGTGAAGTAGGAAGAGAGTTCTTGGATATTGTTCGAACTTACGAGCACCGAATAAAGCAGACCGGGGAAGATATCCGTTCCGCGAATCCAACCCCGGGCAATATGGCGGGCGGACTAACTACACTTGAAGAAAAGTCGCTTGGCTGTATAAAGAAAGGGGGCGGCACGCCTCTAAAAGAAGTCATTTCATATGCAGGAAAACCGACTGAGAAAGGTTTTGTGTTTATGGACACCCCTGGGTATGACGTTGAGTCGGTATGTGGATTAGCAGCAGGTGGTGCACAGGTAGTGCTGTTCTCTACTGGTAAAGGATCCCCGACAGGCTCACCAATCGTTCCGGTTATTAAAATCGGTACAAACCCTAAAGTTTATGAGATCATGTCCGAACATATCGATATTAATGCAGGTAAAATCATAGACCAAAACAAAAGCATAAATGATATTGGTAAAGAGATTTTTGACAAAGTCATTACTGTATCCAATGGGGAAAAGACTGCAGCCGAGAATGAACTAAATCAAGAATTCGCCATTTGGAGACTAGCTGAAAGTATATAA
- a CDS encoding 2-keto-3-deoxygluconate permease: protein MIKKNLERIPGGMMVVPLLLAAVINTFFPELLRIGGFTQALFVDSVPVLAALYLLTAGAQLNIRSFGVSVAKGATLLALKWFVAGVFTFLAYFLAGPNGLWLGLAPLAVMAAMSNSNGIVYMAVASQYGNKEDKAAYSVLVLNDGPLLTMVALSIFGAMGFVEGMFSATAFITVLLPLIIGIIIGNTDMELRDMLVKGSDMIIPFLSFALGMGINLTDVVKGGASGILLGVVTVVFTGGAAYLVFKALGWNPIVGAAEGTTAGNAVMVPGVIAAANASFLSIAPLATVQVAASAVTTAILIPIVLAILVKYTKFEGQRLMPEDEALNIRNDGIIENENVRLQRRGISMSESTSE, encoded by the coding sequence ATGATAAAAAAGAACTTGGAGAGAATTCCTGGAGGTATGATGGTCGTACCTCTTCTTCTGGCAGCAGTTATTAACACATTCTTCCCTGAACTTCTGCGAATTGGTGGCTTTACTCAAGCGTTGTTCGTAGATTCCGTTCCAGTTCTAGCAGCACTTTACCTATTAACAGCGGGAGCTCAATTAAACATTAGAAGCTTTGGTGTAAGTGTTGCAAAAGGCGCGACACTACTCGCACTAAAATGGTTCGTTGCCGGTGTCTTCACTTTCTTAGCATACTTCCTAGCTGGACCAAACGGGTTATGGCTTGGTTTAGCACCACTTGCAGTTATGGCAGCTATGTCAAATAGTAATGGAATCGTCTACATGGCGGTAGCTTCACAATATGGAAATAAAGAAGACAAAGCTGCCTATTCGGTACTCGTATTGAATGACGGCCCGCTTCTAACGATGGTTGCTTTATCCATATTTGGAGCAATGGGATTCGTTGAAGGCATGTTTTCTGCAACTGCTTTCATAACAGTATTGCTTCCATTAATTATTGGAATTATCATTGGTAATACTGATATGGAATTACGGGATATGTTGGTGAAAGGGTCCGATATGATTATCCCATTCTTATCATTCGCATTAGGTATGGGCATCAACTTGACAGATGTTGTAAAAGGTGGGGCGAGCGGAATCTTGCTTGGTGTTGTTACAGTGGTTTTCACTGGTGGAGCAGCTTACCTAGTATTTAAGGCGTTGGGTTGGAATCCGATTGTTGGGGCTGCGGAAGGAACTACTGCTGGAAATGCAGTCATGGTACCTGGCGTTATTGCAGCTGCCAATGCATCATTTTTAAGCATTGCACCGTTAGCTACTGTTCAAGTTGCAGCTTCAGCCGTTACAACAGCAATTCTAATTCCAATTGTACTTGCTATATTGGTAAAGTATACAAAGTTTGAAGGTCAGCGCCTAATGCCAGAAGACGAAGCGTTAAATATTCGGAATGATGGCATTATTGAAAATGAAAACGTTAGGTTACAACGGAGAGGAATTAGTATGAGTGAGAGTACCTCCGAATAA
- a CDS encoding GNAT family N-acetyltransferase: protein MFTHDYSKTVFIQNNEVFVWEVDGRVVSMMKKARPTKHGVTVSMVFTPEDERKKGYARSLVAKVSAELLKEYDFCILFTDLANPTANKIYREIGYQQITEFAHVEWL, encoded by the coding sequence ATGTTTACCCATGATTATTCCAAAACAGTATTCATTCAAAACAACGAAGTATTTGTTTGGGAAGTCGATGGACGAGTCGTGTCTATGATGAAAAAAGCGCGTCCGACGAAGCATGGCGTGACGGTTTCGATGGTGTTCACTCCTGAAGATGAACGCAAGAAAGGTTATGCTCGATCGCTTGTCGCAAAAGTATCTGCGGAATTACTAAAAGAATACGATTTTTGTATTTTATTTACAGACCTGGCCAATCCGACAGCGAATAAAATTTACCGAGAGATTGGATATCAACAAATTACCGAGTTTGCGCACGTGGAATGGCTATAG
- a CDS encoding alkaline phosphatase, whose amino-acid sequence MLKKIVPVVALSAALIGGAIWTGNYSASSDDEVKQDDAPEIKNVIFLIGDGMGSSYTSAYRYFKDDPTTPEIELTAFDQHLVGQQMTYPDDDEESITDSASAATAMSSGIKTYNNAIAVDKKKERVQTVLEAAKEAGKSTGLVATSEITHATPAAYGAHNESRKNMDEIADDYYNERINGEHTIDVLLGGGKKHFVREDLSHAHSFELDGYGYVTTKEELLKNKNDKILGLFADGGMSKMIDRPAETPSLEDMTEAAIERLKKNEDGFFLMVEGSQVDWAGHDNDIVGAMSEMEDFDKAFQAAIEFAKQDEHTLVVATADHSTGGFSIGADGVYDWSVDVIKAVKRTPAFISQQIANGSDVEETLIRYIDQESFPLDQKEIEAVQAAGTETDDIETAIKQIVDKRSYTGWTTGGHTGEDVPVYAYGPSKERFTGLLDNTDHANIIFEIIAGKK is encoded by the coding sequence TTGTTGAAGAAAATCGTACCCGTAGTAGCACTATCGGCTGCATTAATTGGTGGAGCCATCTGGACTGGGAATTATTCAGCGAGTTCGGATGATGAAGTGAAACAGGACGACGCACCGGAGATCAAGAATGTCATATTTTTGATTGGGGATGGCATGGGGAGTTCCTATACATCCGCTTATCGTTACTTCAAAGATGACCCGACTACCCCTGAGATAGAATTAACAGCGTTCGATCAACATCTAGTTGGACAACAAATGACGTATCCTGATGATGACGAAGAGTCAATTACAGATTCAGCGTCCGCAGCAACGGCTATGTCGTCAGGTATTAAAACATATAATAATGCCATTGCAGTGGATAAAAAGAAGGAGCGTGTGCAAACTGTCCTCGAAGCGGCAAAAGAAGCCGGCAAATCGACTGGACTTGTTGCTACTTCTGAAATTACACATGCGACACCTGCAGCTTACGGTGCCCATAATGAAAGTAGAAAGAATATGGATGAGATCGCCGATGATTATTACAATGAACGCATCAACGGTGAGCACACAATCGATGTCCTTCTGGGCGGTGGAAAAAAACACTTTGTCAGGGAAGACTTGAGCCATGCGCATTCATTCGAACTGGATGGATATGGATATGTCACAACAAAAGAAGAATTATTGAAGAATAAGAATGATAAAATACTTGGATTGTTCGCAGATGGCGGCATGTCCAAAATGATCGATCGTCCAGCAGAAACACCTTCATTGGAAGATATGACAGAAGCGGCGATTGAGCGACTGAAGAAAAACGAAGATGGATTTTTCCTTATGGTCGAAGGAAGCCAAGTCGACTGGGCGGGGCATGACAATGATATTGTCGGTGCGATGAGTGAAATGGAAGACTTCGATAAAGCGTTCCAAGCAGCCATCGAATTTGCTAAACAAGATGAGCATACATTAGTCGTTGCGACTGCGGATCATTCAACTGGCGGATTTTCCATAGGAGCGGATGGCGTATATGATTGGTCAGTTGATGTGATCAAAGCAGTGAAACGCACACCGGCATTCATTTCGCAACAAATTGCAAACGGTTCAGATGTAGAAGAGACATTGATACGCTACATCGACCAAGAAAGTTTTCCGTTAGACCAGAAGGAAATAGAAGCAGTCCAAGCGGCAGGTACAGAGACCGATGATATTGAAACAGCTATCAAACAAATCGTCGACAAACGCTCCTATACAGGTTGGACAACCGGTGGACATACAGGTGAAGATGTACCTGTTTATGCATATGGACCGTCTAAAGAGCGCTTTACAGGTCTGTTAGATAATACGGATCATGCGAATATTATTTTTGAAATTATTGCGGGTAAGAAGTAG
- a CDS encoding conserved phage C-terminal domain-containing protein: MKRPIQDVRIPFSPKFAAVVGINEALFLQQLHYRLQISTNIHHGHKWVYNTYKQWTDEFPCWTIHLIKRLITKLEREGLIITSEYNKMPMDRTKWYRIDYEKLSQQGGGFVPFEQTESVYSEEQNRLSEKSVLLPAITKELKQTTKNKRASEKDLATISSVIEYLNQKASKRFRHNTNTTMDLLHERIKEGYTLDDFKLVIDTKVAQWLHHPQFRHYLQPSTLFKAEKFENYLNETPVEMSRTIVLDYVSPTLDFEKGENAYELRTC; encoded by the coding sequence ATGAAACGACCAATCCAAGATGTCAGAATACCGTTTTCACCTAAATTCGCAGCAGTAGTCGGCATTAACGAAGCACTATTTCTGCAACAATTGCATTATCGATTACAGATATCAACCAATATCCATCACGGCCATAAGTGGGTGTATAACACTTACAAGCAATGGACGGATGAGTTTCCTTGCTGGACGATTCATCTAATTAAAAGGCTCATCACCAAACTTGAGAGAGAAGGATTGATCATTACATCGGAGTACAACAAAATGCCGATGGACAGAACGAAGTGGTATCGAATTGATTATGAAAAGCTGTCACAGCAAGGGGGCGGATTTGTACCATTCGAGCAGACGGAATCAGTCTACTCAGAAGAGCAAAACCGTCTGTCAGAGAAGAGCGTTTTGCTCCCAGCAATAACCAAAGAACTTAAACAAACGACAAAGAATAAAAGAGCGAGCGAGAAAGATCTCGCCACTATTTCTTCTGTCATTGAGTATTTAAACCAAAAAGCTTCTAAACGATTCAGGCACAATACGAACACGACGATGGACCTTCTTCATGAGCGGATCAAAGAAGGCTACACACTGGATGATTTCAAATTAGTGATTGATACGAAAGTAGCGCAATGGCTTCATCACCCACAATTCCGTCACTACTTACAACCATCCACATTATTTAAAGCAGAGAAATTTGAAAACTATTTGAATGAAACCCCAGTTGAAATGAGTCGAACGATTGTATTGGATTACGTATCACCCACATTAGATTTTGAAAAAGGAGAGAATGCATATGAGTTACGAACTTGCTGA
- a CDS encoding replicative DNA helicase yields MSYELAEKSLLGAMFEENYLILDSLMQARFFQGHVNQTIYTVMRELAQEGKSVDYITVLTRREPSELGGVNYVYGLKRFANVVRFDEYEEMIIDQWKKQETARLLRQAIEQSWSTDDIQHALGELEELQGGRELTTLTEHLLAQYERPFKPEERESGISTGLRDLDKILNGFQSSEYIVVAARPSMGKTDLLNQFALQASQDGHMPIIFSLEMSRNSMIDRMIASTGEYNRLRMRNPYKYFTEPQKDRWTPTLNYLNTGGIHIDDRSTMTVRKIKAKARNIIRTNPTKRPIIFIDYLQFIRPEGNVINQTVAIGQISNELKAMAKEFDCPVVVLSQLSRASETRYDKHPVMSDLRDSGNIEQDADVIALLHREDYYARDQAPTNIMEIEIAKHRNGPTGKIKTIYSKETGKLYDFDQDDYERGENR; encoded by the coding sequence ATGAGTTACGAACTTGCTGAAAAAAGCTTACTAGGTGCGATGTTTGAAGAAAATTATTTAATTCTCGATAGTCTCATGCAAGCGAGATTTTTCCAAGGACATGTCAATCAAACGATCTACACTGTTATGCGGGAATTGGCACAGGAAGGGAAATCAGTAGACTATATTACCGTTCTGACGAGAAGAGAACCGAGTGAGCTAGGGGGAGTCAATTACGTATATGGGCTCAAACGATTTGCGAATGTCGTACGTTTTGATGAATACGAAGAAATGATCATAGACCAATGGAAAAAGCAAGAAACGGCACGGCTATTACGGCAAGCGATTGAGCAAAGTTGGAGCACGGATGACATACAGCATGCTTTAGGAGAACTAGAAGAACTCCAAGGCGGTAGAGAACTGACTACTTTAACGGAACATTTACTCGCACAATATGAAAGACCGTTCAAACCGGAGGAAAGAGAGTCTGGTATCTCGACAGGGCTTCGCGATTTGGATAAAATTCTGAACGGCTTTCAAAGTTCTGAATACATCGTCGTCGCGGCTCGACCATCGATGGGGAAGACGGATTTGCTAAACCAATTTGCGCTGCAAGCGAGTCAAGATGGACATATGCCGATCATCTTCTCGCTTGAAATGAGTCGCAATTCGATGATTGACCGAATGATCGCTTCGACAGGTGAATACAATCGCTTACGCATGCGTAATCCGTATAAATACTTCACTGAACCACAAAAAGATCGATGGACACCCACGCTGAATTACTTGAACACTGGTGGAATCCATATTGATGATCGAAGCACAATGACCGTTAGAAAAATTAAAGCGAAAGCACGCAATATCATCAGAACGAATCCAACCAAACGTCCGATAATCTTCATTGATTATCTACAATTCATTCGTCCTGAAGGTAATGTCATCAATCAGACGGTGGCAATCGGACAGATCAGCAATGAATTAAAAGCGATGGCAAAAGAATTCGACTGTCCCGTCGTCGTTCTATCGCAGCTATCAAGAGCATCTGAAACGCGTTACGACAAACATCCCGTCATGAGTGATTTACGTGACTCAGGAAATATTGAACAAGATGCTGACGTCATCGCGCTTCTCCATCGCGAAGATTATTACGCCAGAGATCAAGCGCCGACAAATATAATGGAAATCGAAATTGCCAAACACCGCAACGGACCAACCGGCAAGATCAAGACCATCTACAGCAAAGAAACTGGCAAGCTATATGACTTCGATCAAGACGACTACGAAAGGGGAGAAAACAGATGA
- a CDS encoding methyl-accepting chemotaxis protein, giving the protein MKIEELKLTDWMKKNKIMALIFGLAAGLGLIAQVILQSTAIIITSVAIPFVIALLFFVVMGKSRFITKQFPYILIFLNFCISMSLILFSGANLGTIGVIYLVLVLGAVHGRMLIMGYAYVLSLIAMIFNHVYFISPDLINGSGSNLLLLHFLVALSLFLLVRQNGRVFNHVEELLALTSQKAEEEHALSGKLDAAVTKITSNLAYLQMNAERSTISQREMLEAVNEVSSGSQHQADHISEIAENAEQTHEAIQEISTGLLVLGDKTNDAGAKAEQGSAHMSQLKDSLDTFAEFFTDLNNTFGILTSKINETNAFASSIKQITEQTNLLALNASIEAARAGQHGKGFAVVADEIRKLAGLTDGTLKKIDTNLVELNSTNAIAVNKLGEGLKQLTMQNSVADESSASFVALHHVMSALQNELTEFIHEFDVITGRTSTIRKHTVEFAAVVEQSTATVEELNATLTELTEEQSEIAKYITETHDEAVAIRRT; this is encoded by the coding sequence ATGAAGATAGAAGAACTGAAATTAACCGATTGGATGAAAAAAAACAAGATTATGGCGCTGATTTTTGGACTAGCTGCCGGTCTTGGACTCATTGCACAAGTCATTCTTCAGTCGACTGCAATCATCATTACATCAGTTGCCATACCATTCGTGATCGCACTGCTCTTTTTTGTAGTGATGGGTAAATCAAGATTCATTACGAAGCAATTCCCTTATATCTTGATCTTTTTGAATTTCTGTATTTCGATGAGTCTCATTCTTTTCTCGGGTGCTAACTTAGGAACAATCGGTGTGATTTATCTCGTGTTAGTACTAGGTGCCGTTCATGGGAGAATGCTGATTATGGGTTACGCGTATGTACTGAGTTTGATTGCCATGATCTTTAACCATGTGTATTTCATATCGCCTGATTTAATAAATGGAAGCGGTTCCAATCTTCTTCTCCTCCATTTCCTCGTCGCACTTTCTTTGTTTTTATTAGTGAGACAGAACGGTCGTGTCTTTAATCATGTAGAAGAACTTCTCGCACTCACGTCACAGAAAGCCGAAGAAGAACACGCACTTTCTGGGAAACTCGATGCCGCAGTTACGAAAATCACGTCTAATCTGGCGTATCTCCAAATGAATGCTGAACGGTCCACGATTTCACAGCGCGAAATGTTAGAAGCGGTCAACGAAGTGAGTTCAGGCAGTCAACATCAAGCAGATCATATCTCAGAGATTGCTGAAAACGCGGAACAAACACATGAAGCCATTCAAGAAATTTCGACAGGGCTTTTAGTGCTTGGCGATAAAACAAATGACGCAGGCGCCAAAGCAGAGCAAGGATCTGCACATATGTCTCAGTTAAAAGACAGTCTCGATACATTCGCGGAATTCTTTACAGATTTGAATAATACGTTCGGTATCCTGACGAGTAAAATTAATGAGACGAATGCATTTGCAAGTTCAATCAAACAAATTACCGAGCAAACGAATTTATTAGCGTTGAATGCATCGATTGAAGCCGCGCGTGCAGGACAACATGGTAAAGGATTTGCGGTAGTTGCGGATGAAATCCGTAAACTTGCGGGTTTGACAGATGGAACGTTGAAGAAAATCGACACCAATCTAGTCGAGTTAAATAGCACGAACGCCATCGCTGTGAACAAGCTAGGGGAAGGATTAAAGCAGTTGACGATGCAAAATAGTGTGGCGGATGAATCAAGTGCATCCTTTGTGGCGTTGCACCACGTTATGTCCGCATTGCAAAACGAGTTGACCGAATTTATACATGAATTTGACGTCATTACGGGTCGAACATCGACAATTCGCAAGCACACAGTCGAGTTTGCTGCGGTAGTGGAACAAAGTACGGCAACAGTAGAGGAGTTAAATGCGACGCTGACTGAATTGACGGAAGAACAATCAGAAATCGCGAAGTATATTACAGAAACACATGATGAAGCAGTCGCCATTCGTAGAACCTAA
- a CDS encoding AEC family transporter: MGLFFTVILPIIAVFAVGFLLQRVKNLDIKSISSLSIYILTPALVFTSLYKADFNSSYTMILIYMFALFYAMVFLNKVLAKILKWDKKVESASILATGFMNSGNYGLPVVLFSLGEKALPYAIFIMVIQSLQNNFFGVYYASRSTSGMMRSVKMVFKMPTTYAAIFAFIFQYFKITVPESIMSTTSMVGDAAIPVMMVMLGMQLGSVMSKKPNWQVVISGVVLKMFIAPILAFIFVLFANVDPLVGTVLIIISAMPTAATTTMYAIEFDTEPELVSTITLFSTVLSVVTLSILLNVII, translated from the coding sequence ATGGGCTTATTTTTCACGGTGATTTTACCGATCATTGCAGTATTCGCAGTGGGATTCTTATTACAACGAGTCAAAAACTTAGATATCAAATCGATCTCCTCTCTTTCCATTTACATACTAACACCAGCGCTCGTCTTTACTTCGTTGTATAAGGCGGATTTTAATTCGAGCTATACGATGATCTTGATTTACATGTTCGCACTTTTTTACGCCATGGTGTTTCTGAACAAAGTGTTGGCGAAAATCCTCAAATGGGATAAAAAAGTAGAAAGCGCCTCGATACTGGCGACGGGTTTCATGAACTCGGGAAACTATGGCTTGCCCGTAGTGTTGTTCAGCTTAGGAGAAAAAGCGCTACCGTATGCCATCTTCATCATGGTCATCCAATCTCTCCAAAACAACTTCTTCGGTGTCTATTATGCATCGCGCAGTACGAGTGGCATGATGCGCTCGGTTAAAATGGTCTTCAAAATGCCGACTACTTATGCAGCTATTTTCGCTTTCATTTTCCAGTACTTTAAGATAACCGTACCGGAATCCATTATGTCTACGACTTCCATGGTAGGGGATGCAGCAATTCCTGTCATGATGGTCATGCTCGGCATGCAACTCGGATCGGTCATGAGCAAGAAGCCAAACTGGCAAGTAGTCATTTCAGGCGTTGTATTGAAAATGTTCATAGCGCCGATACTCGCTTTCATTTTCGTGCTATTCGCAAACGTGGACCCTTTAGTAGGCACCGTCCTCATCATTATCTCCGCAATGCCTACAGCGGCCACCACAACGATGTACGCAATTGAATTTGACACGGAACCGGAGCTGGTCTCGACGATTACCTTGTTCTCTACGGTGTTGAGTGTGGTGACGTTGAGTATATTGTTGAATGTTATTATTTGA